The Roseofilum reptotaenium CS-1145 genome includes a region encoding these proteins:
- a CDS encoding sensor histidine kinase: MRQLPVMKMLKVWKKSLLVQIVGSFSTLSFAIVALTSYLAFVQARKSLKESIFDRLTAVASLKEGELNHWLLDRRNKLLALNQLPEVGMQARILLSAQRSTPEYQAALVQLQTALSGFIRDRSDFHEIFLLTRGGRVLVSTEPEKIGDYEPLPRSSEAIEGRENSFTVNFYRLQDSDRPALTITTPILDGTGKRMGLLAVHLNLERLDQIVRDNRGLGKTGETYTIVDFGNGFVHHYAFISSEGFGSNEFPDGIESEGIVAAMEGNDNRGLYRNYRNIPVIGAYRWLERHDAGLLVEMEQSEAFAPARRLAYQIIFAGLSLSGILAIAMVLVGRQIVKPILAIAQAARSLESQVKIGEFSNLQPAPILTENEIGFLAKTFNKMSFQLQYSYEKLQEYSHNLESKVSSRTQELNYKNKHLQETLNQLERTQIQLIQNEKMASLGQMVAGIAHEINNPVSFIAGNLQHLQEYATSLLHLIDLYETEYPEDTAAIADEKEEIDLDFVQKDLPKMLNSMKLGTTRIREIVISLRNFSRLDEADCKAVDLHEGLDSTLLILQNRIKVAPNRPEIKIVKEYASLPLIECYPSQLNQVFLNLISNAIDVLEPGAIAGEIEEPTIRIRTRLEEQNAMIAIADNGPGIPEEIRHKIFDPFFTTKQIGKGTGLGLSISYSIVVERHGGDLTCRSFPGQGTEFITSIPI; the protein is encoded by the coding sequence TTGAGACAATTACCCGTGATGAAGATGCTCAAAGTCTGGAAAAAAAGCCTCCTCGTCCAAATTGTCGGTTCTTTCTCGACTCTCTCGTTTGCGATCGTTGCTTTAACCAGCTATTTGGCTTTCGTGCAAGCAAGAAAATCTCTGAAGGAATCAATTTTCGATCGCCTGACAGCGGTGGCTTCTCTCAAAGAAGGAGAATTAAATCATTGGTTGCTCGATCGCCGCAATAAACTCCTCGCCTTGAATCAATTGCCAGAAGTCGGGATGCAGGCTCGAATATTACTGTCCGCGCAGCGATCGACCCCAGAATATCAAGCAGCTTTGGTTCAGTTGCAGACCGCTCTAAGTGGGTTTATTCGCGATCGCTCCGATTTTCACGAAATATTTCTACTCACTCGGGGCGGACGAGTTCTCGTTTCCACTGAACCGGAGAAAATTGGCGACTACGAACCCCTCCCCCGAAGCAGCGAGGCGATCGAAGGAAGGGAGAACAGTTTTACCGTCAACTTTTATCGTCTTCAAGATAGCGATCGCCCTGCTTTGACCATCACGACCCCTATATTAGACGGAACGGGCAAACGGATGGGACTGCTTGCCGTGCATCTCAACCTCGAGCGTCTCGATCAGATTGTGCGAGATAATCGTGGTTTGGGTAAGACAGGGGAAACCTATACAATCGTTGATTTTGGCAACGGTTTTGTCCATCACTATGCCTTTATTTCCTCTGAAGGCTTCGGTTCAAACGAGTTTCCTGATGGGATAGAGAGTGAGGGAATCGTGGCAGCAATGGAGGGCAACGACAATCGCGGTCTCTATCGCAACTATCGCAATATTCCTGTCATCGGTGCTTATCGTTGGTTGGAGCGGCATGACGCGGGTTTACTCGTGGAAATGGAGCAATCAGAAGCCTTCGCCCCTGCTCGTCGCCTTGCTTATCAGATTATTTTTGCCGGTTTGAGTCTATCTGGAATTTTAGCGATCGCAATGGTGTTGGTCGGTCGCCAGATCGTCAAGCCGATTTTAGCGATCGCCCAAGCCGCAAGATCCCTGGAGAGCCAGGTTAAAATCGGAGAGTTTAGCAATCTGCAACCTGCACCCATTTTAACCGAAAATGAAATTGGGTTTCTGGCAAAAACCTTCAACAAAATGAGTTTTCAATTGCAATATTCTTACGAGAAATTGCAAGAATACAGCCACAATTTAGAGTCTAAAGTTTCGTCAAGAACTCAAGAATTGAATTATAAAAACAAGCATTTACAAGAGACTTTAAATCAACTCGAACGCACTCAAATTCAACTCATTCAAAACGAAAAAATGGCGAGCTTGGGTCAAATGGTGGCAGGAATTGCTCACGAAATCAATAATCCAGTTAGTTTTATTGCCGGCAATCTCCAGCATTTGCAAGAATACGCAACCTCTTTACTTCATTTGATCGATCTCTATGAAACCGAATATCCTGAAGATACGGCGGCGATCGCTGATGAAAAAGAAGAAATCGATCTCGATTTTGTCCAAAAAGACTTACCCAAAATGTTGAATTCCATGAAACTGGGTACGACTCGCATTCGGGAGATTGTCATCAGCTTGCGTAATTTTTCTCGCTTGGATGAAGCGGATTGTAAAGCAGTGGATCTCCATGAAGGACTTGATAGTACGCTCTTAATTTTACAGAATCGTATCAAAGTCGCACCCAATCGCCCAGAAATTAAAATAGTTAAAGAATATGCCTCTCTCCCCCTGATTGAATGTTACCCCAGTCAACTCAATCAAGTTTTTCTAAACCTTATCAGTAATGCAATTGATGTTTTAGAACCGGGCGCGATCGCTGGGGAAATCGAAGAGCCAACCATTCGCATCCGCACCCGGTTAGAGGAACAAAACGCGATGATCGCGATCGCCGATAACGGCCCCGGAATTCCTGAAGAAATCCGTCATAAAATATTCGATCCATTTTTCACGACAAAGCAAATTGGCAAAGGAACGGGATTAGGGTTATCGATTAGTTATTCCATTGTCGTTGAGCGCCATGGTGGCGATCTAACTTGTAGATCTTTTCCCGGTCAAGGTACTGAATTTATCACCTCTATTCCCATTTAA
- the cysK gene encoding cysteine synthase A, whose protein sequence is MQIYQNITELIGTTSLVQLQHLPKQLHGHAEIVLKLEGMNPAKSVKDRIALSMIAEAEQAGLITPGVSTIIEATSGNTGIGLAMVCAAKNYRLVLTMPDHMSRERQQMVKAYGAEVVLTPDHLDMAGAIQRANELLASTPNSFSPQQFSNPANPKIHYQTTGPELWSDTEGKLDVLVVGVGTGGTLTGAGLYLKKKKPGLKIVAIEPKTSAVLSGEKANIHNLQGIGAGFIPDVLRVDLIDEVIGISEEQAYEMGRRLAKEEGILSGISTGAAVYGALQVAQRPEHQGQMIVVIQPSGGDRYLSTPLFQY, encoded by the coding sequence ATGCAGATTTATCAAAACATTACCGAACTCATTGGCACAACTTCTCTTGTCCAATTACAGCATCTCCCCAAACAATTACATGGTCACGCCGAGATTGTGCTGAAACTAGAGGGGATGAATCCGGCTAAATCGGTGAAAGACCGAATTGCCTTGAGTATGATCGCCGAAGCCGAGCAAGCGGGATTAATTACCCCTGGCGTGTCTACTATTATTGAGGCGACCTCTGGCAATACGGGGATTGGGTTAGCGATGGTTTGCGCAGCGAAAAACTATCGCTTAGTTTTGACAATGCCAGACCATATGAGCCGGGAGCGTCAACAGATGGTCAAGGCTTATGGTGCAGAGGTGGTCTTGACTCCGGATCATTTGGACATGGCTGGAGCCATTCAACGGGCGAATGAATTACTGGCGAGTACGCCTAATTCTTTTTCTCCTCAACAGTTTAGTAATCCTGCAAATCCGAAAATCCACTACCAAACGACAGGGCCGGAACTGTGGTCAGATACTGAAGGTAAGCTGGATGTCTTGGTGGTGGGAGTGGGCACAGGGGGAACCCTGACAGGAGCAGGTCTATATTTGAAAAAAAAGAAACCAGGGCTTAAAATTGTGGCGATCGAGCCGAAAACCAGTGCGGTTTTAAGTGGAGAAAAAGCCAATATCCATAATCTCCAAGGCATTGGCGCGGGCTTTATTCCTGATGTGCTGCGAGTAGATCTGATTGATGAGGTCATAGGCATCTCTGAGGAGCAAGCCTATGAGATGGGTCGCCGTTTAGCCAAAGAAGAGGGAATTCTGAGCGGTATTTCCACGGGAGCGGCGGTTTATGGGGCGCTGCAAGTCGCCCAACGTCCAGAACATCAAGGCCAGATGATTGTGGTGATTCAACCGAGTGGAGGCGATCGCTACTTGAGTACTCCATTATTTCAATATTAA
- a CDS encoding cyclic nucleotide-binding domain-containing protein yields MIPSSLLPLRPHQEQDISLEETEITDGIDWLSFHRVWGQLSDNVIEAIAQSLRLLKVEPNQDIYHQGIEPIGLYLIKWGSVEIYRSSLVGKTHIRYYSAGELFGYTPLALHQPMATYRTNAVVIAKSEFWFLSQTDFEQLTTQYPQIEKAFNTFLAQDLEHFADRIVTEQIRIQGLQAFIRPIPTDQLIIGKSKIGQKLASQIEQATLDLKPIQLQSPPGAGKTFLAGYIHHYSGIKDHPWAELDCALLPREENGALNTDDLFGHAGQQLGVIELLERGTLLIENCQLLSQKDRDRLLGYLHTNLLTPNPEGPPIQSWVRLILSSPSSISLGNFPCHTLKLPSLKQRKLDIPGFARYFLHKYCQETQRSPLSLNQADLRRLISYDYPANVAELQSILKRAVLMTPPGQTIIPEQVLWSVQSQKNAFRVDLLNQLPWLRRFLLSDWWPKRFWVVVMLLFIPVTLMGYLGPQTRDSNMTLNLFWAWWWPFYLFLFPFIGRLWCAVCPFMVTGEWIRTLSLWIWPRKLLPWPTKWMNRWGAWLLWGGFVAIYLWEKLADLPHTPYLSSDLLLIITAGAVICSLIYERRLWCRYLCPIGGMNGMFAKLALIELRSTQQICGSQCSTFGCYKGSDATPVTFADSLPNEGQATEGCPLYSHPAQLRDNRDCVLCMSCLKACPNRSVQLNLRFVATDLLENHQPFWAEVALLLLLFGGVFMHSADKVLSFFGLDSTLITGQPWFMALPVVALLLSIPWGLTYGVHAIARLFDREMPPYLVTIYAYLPMTLGVNLAYYIPAAMTEAGKLLPVTARTFGFSGEGWPVLTWSSDVAVFLQGLALLGAIAFSLYPLLKITQRPFWSNLPHLLLMAGFVAIFFQLLL; encoded by the coding sequence ATGATTCCTAGTTCACTCCTTCCGTTACGGCCCCATCAAGAGCAAGACATATCCCTGGAAGAAACCGAGATTACAGACGGTATCGACTGGTTAAGCTTTCATCGAGTATGGGGGCAATTAAGCGACAACGTAATTGAGGCGATCGCTCAATCTCTACGTTTGCTGAAAGTGGAACCCAACCAAGACATTTATCACCAAGGCATAGAACCGATTGGGTTATACCTAATCAAATGGGGTTCGGTGGAGATTTATCGCTCTTCCCTGGTGGGCAAAACCCACATTCGCTATTACAGCGCTGGAGAACTGTTTGGTTATACTCCCTTAGCCCTCCACCAACCGATGGCGACCTATCGCACCAATGCCGTGGTGATCGCCAAAAGCGAATTCTGGTTTCTGAGCCAAACAGACTTTGAGCAGCTCACCACCCAATATCCACAAATTGAAAAAGCCTTTAATACCTTTCTAGCGCAAGACTTAGAGCATTTTGCCGATCGCATCGTGACCGAACAAATCCGCATCCAAGGACTACAAGCCTTTATCCGACCAATTCCTACGGATCAGTTGATTATTGGCAAAAGCAAAATCGGCCAAAAACTCGCTTCACAGATTGAACAAGCAACCCTAGACCTGAAACCCATCCAACTCCAATCCCCTCCTGGAGCGGGAAAAACCTTTCTGGCTGGTTATATTCATCACTATTCAGGAATTAAAGATCATCCCTGGGCTGAACTCGACTGTGCCTTACTTCCCCGTGAGGAGAATGGGGCCCTGAATACGGATGACCTTTTTGGTCACGCGGGTCAACAACTGGGAGTGATTGAACTCCTAGAGCGAGGAACCTTATTAATTGAAAATTGTCAGCTTCTAAGCCAAAAAGACCGCGATCGCCTGTTGGGCTATCTGCACACTAACCTCCTCACTCCCAACCCAGAGGGCCCCCCGATCCAGTCCTGGGTGCGTCTGATCCTCAGCAGTCCTTCCTCGATCTCGTTGGGTAATTTCCCCTGTCACACCCTCAAACTTCCCTCCCTGAAACAGCGTAAACTAGATATTCCTGGATTTGCCCGGTATTTTCTACATAAATACTGCCAAGAAACTCAGCGATCGCCCTTAAGCCTCAATCAAGCAGATTTGCGCCGTCTAATCAGCTACGACTATCCCGCCAACGTGGCCGAACTGCAAAGCATCCTTAAACGGGCGGTGCTGATGACTCCCCCCGGACAAACGATCATTCCCGAACAAGTCCTCTGGTCAGTTCAATCCCAAAAAAATGCCTTTCGCGTCGATTTACTCAATCAACTGCCCTGGTTGCGTCGATTTCTGCTAAGTGATTGGTGGCCTAAACGATTCTGGGTTGTCGTCATGCTCCTGTTTATCCCCGTCACCCTCATGGGCTATCTAGGCCCCCAAACTCGTGACTCTAACATGACTCTGAATCTCTTTTGGGCTTGGTGGTGGCCCTTTTATCTGTTTCTCTTCCCTTTTATTGGTCGGTTGTGGTGTGCCGTTTGTCCATTTATGGTGACCGGAGAATGGATCAGAACCCTCTCCCTATGGATTTGGCCCCGTAAACTGCTCCCTTGGCCCACAAAATGGATGAATCGTTGGGGAGCATGGTTGCTCTGGGGCGGTTTTGTGGCTATTTATCTCTGGGAGAAACTTGCAGATCTGCCCCATACGCCCTATCTGTCCTCTGATTTATTGCTGATCATTACTGCTGGTGCAGTGATTTGTAGCCTGATTTATGAGCGGCGTTTGTGGTGTCGGTATCTCTGTCCCATTGGTGGCATGAATGGGATGTTTGCTAAACTGGCCTTGATTGAGTTGCGATCGACTCAGCAAATTTGTGGAAGTCAATGTAGTACGTTTGGCTGTTATAAAGGCAGTGATGCCACTCCGGTTACCTTTGCGGATTCCCTACCGAATGAGGGACAAGCAACAGAAGGCTGTCCCCTCTATTCCCATCCTGCCCAACTGCGGGATAACCGGGATTGCGTGTTGTGCATGAGCTGCTTAAAGGCTTGCCCCAACCGCTCGGTACAGTTAAATCTGCGGTTCGTGGCGACGGATTTATTGGAAAATCACCAACCCTTTTGGGCAGAAGTGGCACTACTACTGCTCTTGTTTGGTGGGGTGTTTATGCATTCTGCCGACAAAGTGTTGAGCTTTTTTGGCCTGGATAGCACTTTAATTACGGGGCAACCTTGGTTTATGGCCTTGCCTGTGGTGGCACTGTTGTTGAGTATTCCTTGGGGTTTAACCTATGGGGTTCATGCGATCGCCCGGCTCTTTGACCGGGAAATGCCTCCCTATTTGGTCACAATTTATGCCTATTTGCCGATGACGTTGGGGGTGAATTTAGCCTATTATATTCCAGCCGCGATGACGGAAGCGGGCAAACTGTTACCGGTAACAGCTCGTACGTTTGGCTTTTCTGGTGAGGGTTGGCCGGTGCTGACCTGGAGTTCGGATGTGGCGGTCTTTTTGCAAGGACTGGCCCTGTTGGGGGCGATCGCCTTTAGTCTCTATCCCCTGTTAAAAATTACTCAACGTCCGTTCTGGAGCAACCTACCCCATCTGTTGTTAATGGCAGGCTTCGTTGCCATCTTTTTCCAACTTCTTTTATAA
- a CDS encoding ABC transporter ATP-binding protein, translated as MKPRSSYYDLIPYLRQEWQTIAQALVCTLLFTGFWPILAQLAGEIAELIGQGLVVEIAQLAAIAAGVFLLRGLAQYGQDALMAKAAFLIARDLRQEVYSHLHRLSLDYFETAKTGDLSYRLTEDVDRIGEAINKIFHQFLPSILQLIVVIGYMVYINWQLTLAVAIVAPLMALLVGWFGEKLLQYSRRSQNRVSDLASLISEVLGGIRLVKAFGAGDYEVDRFSVQAERNRRAKYNAERLKAIQFPVVGFLEAMSIIFLLFLGGWQIQQGNLTGNGFLRYVVATAMLIDPISFATSNFNEFKQAEASVDRVFELMKIAPQVVESAEAIALPRVEGTVDYNHVYFAYDSQKPVLQGLSFQVNPGQVIALVGPSGAGKTTLVNLLLRFYDVQSGAILIDGVDIRKVTLNSLRQQIGIVPQETILFSGTVAQNIAFGQKEFNLHQVEAAAKIANAHPFIEQLPEGYQTWMGERGMTLSGGQRQRVAIARAVYLNPRILILDEATSALDSESESLVQEALERVMHNRTVFIIAHRLATVRRADRILVVEQGQIVESGTHQELLDKGDRYALFHARQFN; from the coding sequence GTGAAACCTCGCTCAAGCTATTACGATTTAATTCCCTATCTTCGCCAAGAGTGGCAAACGATCGCCCAAGCCCTGGTGTGTACTCTTCTATTTACGGGCTTTTGGCCGATTTTAGCCCAACTGGCTGGGGAGATTGCCGAGTTGATAGGTCAAGGTTTGGTGGTGGAAATTGCCCAACTCGCGGCGATCGCGGCTGGGGTTTTTCTCTTGCGAGGCTTGGCACAATATGGACAAGATGCCTTAATGGCCAAAGCGGCTTTTCTCATTGCCCGCGATTTACGCCAAGAAGTCTATAGCCATTTGCATCGCTTGAGTTTAGATTACTTTGAAACGGCCAAAACTGGCGATTTATCCTATCGTCTCACTGAAGATGTGGACCGCATTGGGGAAGCCATTAACAAGATTTTTCACCAATTTCTCCCCAGTATTCTCCAGTTAATTGTAGTCATTGGTTATATGGTCTACATTAACTGGCAACTGACCCTAGCTGTAGCGATTGTTGCCCCCTTAATGGCCCTTTTGGTGGGATGGTTTGGGGAAAAATTGCTTCAGTATTCTCGCCGCAGTCAAAATCGAGTCTCAGATTTAGCGTCTTTGATTTCCGAAGTTTTGGGAGGTATTCGCTTAGTAAAAGCCTTTGGTGCAGGAGATTATGAGGTCGATCGCTTTAGTGTCCAAGCCGAACGCAATCGCCGCGCCAAGTATAACGCCGAACGATTAAAGGCCATTCAGTTTCCCGTGGTCGGCTTTCTAGAAGCCATGAGCATTATCTTCCTCTTATTCCTGGGAGGATGGCAAATTCAACAAGGAAATTTGACCGGCAATGGATTTTTACGCTATGTAGTCGCCACAGCCATGCTTATCGATCCCATTTCCTTTGCCACGAGTAATTTTAACGAATTTAAGCAAGCTGAAGCTTCTGTAGACCGGGTATTTGAGTTAATGAAAATTGCGCCCCAGGTCGTCGAGAGTGCAGAGGCGATCGCCTTACCCAGAGTTGAAGGAACGGTAGACTATAATCACGTTTATTTTGCTTATGACAGCCAGAAACCCGTCTTACAAGGCTTAAGTTTTCAGGTTAACCCCGGCCAAGTCATTGCCTTAGTGGGGCCTTCAGGAGCAGGGAAAACGACACTGGTTAATCTGCTTTTACGGTTTTATGATGTGCAGAGCGGTGCAATTCTCATTGATGGAGTGGATATCCGCAAAGTTACCTTAAACTCCCTACGGCAACAAATTGGCATCGTGCCCCAAGAAACTATCCTATTTTCTGGCACAGTCGCCCAAAATATTGCCTTTGGTCAAAAAGAATTCAATCTTCACCAAGTCGAAGCAGCGGCTAAAATTGCCAATGCTCACCCATTTATCGAGCAACTGCCTGAAGGATATCAAACTTGGATGGGAGAGCGAGGAATGACCTTATCCGGAGGACAACGACAGCGAGTGGCGATCGCCCGTGCAGTCTATCTTAATCCTCGAATCTTAATTCTCGATGAAGCCACATCTGCCCTAGACTCAGAATCAGAAAGTTTAGTACAAGAAGCCCTAGAGCGAGTGATGCACAATCGCACCGTCTTTATTATTGCCCACCGTTTAGCCACAGTGCGCCGAGCTGATCGCATCCTAGTCGTTGAACAAGGTCAAATTGTGGAGTCAGGAACCCATCAGGAACTCTTGGATAAAGGCGATCGGTATGCTCTGTTTCACGCTCGCCAATTCAATTAA
- a CDS encoding DUF6036 family nucleotidyltransferase, with amino-acid sequence MLNPDFREFIESLNSNDVRYLIVGGYAVAAHGYPRYTKDIDIWIEMELENAQKLIQSLSDFGFGSLGLKPEDFLEPDHIIELGDPPNRIDLLTTPDGIDFKTCYQERLELEIDSITVKFIDLENLKKNKRASGRTQDLADLENLSLE; translated from the coding sequence ATGCTCAACCCCGACTTCAGAGAGTTTATCGAATCATTAAACAGTAATGATGTGCGATATCTTATCGTTGGAGGCTATGCTGTTGCTGCTCACGGTTATCCTCGCTACACCAAAGATATTGATATTTGGATTGAAATGGAACTGGAAAACGCCCAGAAGCTTATTCAATCCTTAAGCGATTTCGGTTTTGGGTCACTCGGTCTAAAACCAGAAGATTTTCTGGAACCAGACCACATCATCGAGTTGGGTGATCCGCCAAATCGCATTGATCTCCTGACAACCCCTGACGGTATTGATTTCAAAACCTGTTATCAAGAGCGGTTGGAGCTTGAGATTGATAGTATAACTGTCAAATTTATCGACCTAGAAAATCTGAAGAAAAATAAACGGGCCTCTGGGCGAACCCAAGATCTAGCAGATCTTGAAAATCTAAGCCTTGAATAA
- a CDS encoding c-type cytochrome, which yields MSKRWWSIVVLVVVVLGLLGFALQYLDRPDPYLREVLALEGDRVQGHAIFQMNCAGCHGLEANGRVGPSLKGVSEHRSKRRLIEQVITGRTPPMPQFQPSPEVMADLLSYLESL from the coding sequence TTGAGTAAACGCTGGTGGAGCATCGTTGTCTTGGTTGTCGTGGTGCTGGGGCTTCTGGGCTTCGCTCTCCAGTACTTAGATCGGCCCGACCCCTACTTGAGGGAAGTATTGGCTTTGGAAGGAGATCGGGTTCAGGGCCATGCGATTTTCCAAATGAATTGCGCTGGATGCCATGGTTTGGAAGCCAATGGCCGAGTGGGACCGAGTTTGAAAGGAGTATCGGAACATCGGTCTAAGCGCCGTTTAATCGAACAAGTCATCACGGGTAGAACTCCACCAATGCCCCAGTTTCAGCCGAGTCCGGAAGTAATGGCAGATTTGTTGAGTTACTTAGAGTCTCTGTAG
- a CDS encoding cation:proton antiporter, with product MEGSFQITLLIILTVMAGISAQVLADFLRVPAIVFLLPFGILLGPDGLGLIDPQLLGIGIEVIVALSVALILFEGGLNLELRDLGKVSGSLRNLVTIGTLITLVGGGICAHYLGEFPWGIAFLYASLVVVTGPTVISPLLKHVKVQRPVATLLEGEGVLIDPVGAILAVVVLDIILNGDADPISIISGLLLRLGIGGAIGALGGWGLGWFLKRSKFLSEDLKNLVVLAGLLGLFGIAQTIRSEAGLMATVVSGIVLRGSSLPEERLLRRFKGQLTMLAVSVLFILLAADLSIASIFALGWGSVWTVLMLMFVIRPLNIWVCTWTSDLNWRQKLFLGWIGPRGIVSASVASLFSILLTQRGINGGDSIKALVFLTIIMTVLCQGLTAGWFANWLHITSTKATGAVIVGISPLSRLMARLFEEQGESVVLIDTNKEACRQAEAEGLRVFVSSALNTAVLEEAGLASMGTFLAMTNNGEVNFVLAQRAVEEFDPPRVYAVFPRDSQGQQHSASPQKIAQAFSPDLPIKVWNQYVDEGKVKLGVTTLKSEGLGFQQAHLQALIRAGELVPILLSRDSRLEVMPASEEWRSGDRIIYLLHDPRPVLLKRLSGASQATRLSVERLPEVEEIPLTKGQPGKILDVVPTESKPDKVSDKQAKVG from the coding sequence ATGGAAGGATCATTTCAAATCACTCTCTTAATTATCCTCACGGTTATGGCCGGGATTAGTGCCCAAGTGCTGGCAGATTTTCTGCGCGTACCGGCGATCGTTTTCCTATTGCCCTTTGGTATTTTGTTAGGGCCAGATGGATTGGGATTGATCGATCCTCAACTACTCGGCATTGGGATTGAAGTGATTGTAGCGCTCTCGGTTGCTCTGATTTTATTTGAAGGAGGACTGAATCTAGAGCTTCGAGATTTGGGAAAAGTGTCCGGAAGTTTGCGAAATTTAGTGACGATTGGCACATTAATTACTTTGGTGGGCGGGGGGATCTGTGCCCATTATTTGGGCGAGTTTCCTTGGGGAATTGCCTTTCTATATGCCTCGTTAGTGGTCGTGACGGGGCCGACTGTGATTTCTCCTTTACTCAAGCATGTGAAAGTCCAGCGACCTGTCGCTACACTCCTAGAAGGAGAAGGGGTCTTAATCGATCCGGTGGGGGCGATTTTGGCGGTGGTGGTTTTGGATATTATCCTCAATGGAGATGCCGATCCAATCTCCATTATCAGCGGATTGTTACTGCGCCTAGGTATTGGTGGGGCGATCGGTGCTTTGGGGGGCTGGGGACTGGGTTGGTTTCTCAAGCGCAGTAAGTTTTTATCGGAAGACTTAAAAAATTTAGTCGTTTTGGCAGGGTTGTTAGGCTTGTTTGGTATTGCCCAAACCATCCGCTCAGAGGCTGGATTAATGGCTACCGTTGTCTCTGGGATTGTGCTGCGGGGGTCTTCGCTACCGGAGGAGCGCTTATTACGACGCTTTAAGGGCCAACTGACGATGTTGGCGGTTTCGGTCTTATTTATTTTATTAGCCGCAGATTTATCGATCGCCAGTATTTTCGCCTTGGGTTGGGGCAGTGTCTGGACTGTCTTGATGTTAATGTTCGTCATCCGTCCCCTGAATATTTGGGTCTGTACCTGGACAAGCGATCTGAATTGGCGACAAAAGTTATTTTTAGGTTGGATCGGCCCCAGAGGGATTGTTTCTGCCTCTGTTGCGTCCTTATTTTCGATTTTATTAACTCAACGGGGTATTAACGGGGGAGATTCCATTAAAGCCTTGGTGTTTTTAACCATTATTATGACCGTGTTATGTCAAGGTCTAACGGCAGGATGGTTCGCTAACTGGCTACACATCACCTCCACAAAAGCCACAGGAGCAGTCATTGTGGGGATTAGCCCCTTGAGTCGATTAATGGCTCGCTTGTTTGAGGAACAAGGAGAATCCGTAGTTCTGATCGATACAAACAAGGAAGCGTGCCGTCAAGCGGAAGCGGAAGGACTGCGGGTATTTGTGAGTAGTGCTTTAAATACCGCCGTTTTGGAAGAAGCGGGATTGGCTTCGATGGGGACATTTTTGGCCATGACGAATAATGGTGAGGTCAATTTTGTCTTAGCGCAACGGGCAGTAGAAGAGTTCGATCCACCCAGGGTATATGCCGTTTTTCCCCGTGATTCCCAAGGACAACAACATTCTGCTAGTCCCCAGAAGATTGCCCAGGCGTTTAGCCCAGATTTACCAATTAAGGTTTGGAATCAGTATGTGGACGAGGGTAAGGTAAAGTTGGGGGTAACCACGCTGAAGTCGGAAGGACTAGGGTTTCAACAGGCCCATTTGCAAGCCCTAATTCGCGCTGGAGAGTTGGTTCCTATTTTACTCTCTAGGGATAGCCGCCTAGAAGTGATGCCGGCTTCGGAAGAATGGCGCAGTGGCGATCGGATTATTTATTTGCTCCACGATCCAAGACCTGTTCTGTTAAAGCGTTTGTCAGGTGCTTCTCAGGCAACTCGATTATCCGTAGAGCGCTTACCGGAAGTAGAAGAAATCCCACTGACGAAAGGACAACCAGGAAAGATATTAGATGTAGTCCCCACTGAATCGAAACCAGATAAGGTATCGGATAAACAGGCGAAGGTCGGATAG